In Magnetospirillum sp., the following are encoded in one genomic region:
- a CDS encoding flagellin: protein MSNSINTNVGAMVALASLRTTQANLNVASKQVQTGYRVADAADDASTFSVAQGIRGNLQAYQAVQASLANGVGLGSVTQAALTNISNLIGNLQAKITQLADGSISANQRAIYTADFNAMTSQVANFISQANYNGSNLLSGASTDKTFLADTNGTSLTMTSQSSVDLAFNTFATTANIVASASDAAAGLNNLSTFQQAVATSLGANAAETRTLQLQSSFVNSIVDATTTGLGAIVDADIGKASASVQALQVRQQLGIQSLSIANQQPSVL from the coding sequence ATGTCGAATTCAATCAATACAAATGTCGGCGCGATGGTGGCTTTGGCCTCGCTGCGTACGACGCAAGCAAATTTGAACGTCGCCTCCAAGCAGGTGCAGACTGGGTATCGCGTCGCCGATGCGGCCGACGATGCCTCGACCTTTTCGGTGGCCCAAGGCATTCGCGGCAACCTGCAGGCCTACCAGGCCGTGCAAGCTTCGCTCGCCAACGGTGTGGGCCTCGGCTCGGTCACGCAGGCGGCCCTCACAAACATCTCGAACCTGATCGGTAACCTGCAGGCCAAAATCACGCAGCTCGCCGACGGGTCGATCAGCGCGAACCAGCGCGCCATCTACACGGCCGACTTCAACGCGATGACCTCGCAGGTCGCCAACTTCATCAGCCAGGCCAACTACAACGGCTCGAACCTGCTGTCGGGAGCTTCGACGGACAAGACGTTCCTTGCCGACACCAACGGCACGTCGTTGACCATGACGTCGCAGTCGTCGGTCGATTTGGCCTTCAACACCTTCGCCACGACCGCCAACATCGTCGCCTCGGCGTCGGATGCGGCTGCCGGCCTCAACAACCTCTCGACCTTCCAGCAGGCGGTTGCCACCTCGCTCGGCGCCAACGCGGCCGAAACCCGGACCTTGCAGCTGCAGTCGAGTTTCGTGAACTCGATCGTGGACGCAACGACGACCGGTCTCGGCGCCATCGTCGACGCGGACATCGGCAAGGCTTCGGCTTCGGTGCAGGCGCTGCAGGTTCGCCAGCAGCTCGGCATCCAGTCGCTGTCGATCGCCAACCAGCAGCCCTCGGTTCT
- a CDS encoding flagellin: MSNSINTNVGAMVALASLRTTQANLNVASKQVQTGYRVADAADDASTFSVAQGIRGNLQAYQAVQASLANGVGLGSVTQAALTNISNLIGNLQAKITQLADGSISANQRAIYTADFNAMTSQVANFISQANYNGSNLLSAASTAKTFLADTNGTSLTMTSQSSVDAAFNTFATTANIVASASDAAAGLNNLSTFQQAVATSLGANAAETRTLQLQSSFVNSIVDATTTGLGAIVDADIGKASASVQALQVRQQLGIQSLSIANQQPSVLLGLFR; this comes from the coding sequence ATGTCTAATTCGATTAATACAAATGTCGGCGCGATGGTGGCTTTGGCCTCGCTGCGTACGACACAAGCGAATTTGAACGTGGCCTCTAAGCAGGTACAGACTGGCTATCGCGTCGCCGATGCGGCCGACGATGCCTCGACTTTCTCGGTGGCGCAAGGCATTCGCGGCAACCTGCAGGCCTACCAGGCCGTGCAAGCTTCGCTCGCCAACGGTGTGGGCCTCGGCTCGGTCACGCAGGCGGCCCTCACAAACATCTCGAACCTGATCGGCAACCTGCAGGCCAAGATCACGCAGCTCGCCGACGGGTCGATCAGCGCGAACCAGCGCGCCATCTACACGGCCGATTTCAACGCGATGACCTCTCAGGTCGCCAACTTCATCAGTCAGGCCAACTACAACGGCTCCAACCTGCTGTCGGCAGCCTCGACGGCCAAGACGTTCCTGGCGGACACGAACGGCACGTCGCTGACCATGACCTCGCAGTCGTCGGTCGACGCGGCCTTCAACACCTTCGCCACGACCGCCAACATCGTCGCCTCGGCGTCGGATGCGGCCGCCGGTCTCAACAACCTCTCGACCTTCCAACAGGCGGTTGCCACCTCGCTCGGCGCCAACGCGGCCGAAACCCGGACCTTGCAGCTGCAATCGAGTTTTGTGAACTCGATCGTGGACGCAACGACGACCGGTCTCGGCGCCATCGTCGACGCCGACATCGGCAAGGCTTCGGCTTCGGTGCAGGCACTGCAGGTTCGCCAGCAGCTCGGCATCCAGTCGCTGTCGATCGCCAACCAGCAGCCTTCGGTTCTTCTCGGCCTGTTCCGCTAA
- a CDS encoding tetratricopeptide repeat protein has translation MSDLTAIFRRAMAHHQAGEWVPAAQAYGELIAGGIEVPLVYMSLGAVELALERYEAAAANLRKAVRLDPANAEAYANLGHALAKLADWRVAADAYGQAARLAPNFGDALVEQGVCFEALQDYAAAEACFVRACTAMPNSARAHALLARARHRRRALDPAIESYRAALAASPGAADLWNNLGAALHEKADLDAAEAAFGRAIALDPQLALAHANLGALLLDRDARGQAKAAYATALALAPGNVGARLGVCFAELPILYETAAEIDAARSAYARALDETVAALDLDAPGIAADVAAAVGLQQPFFLPYQARNDADLQRRYGAFVAAAMARTYPQWSQKLGNPPREPDGRLRIGFVTGYFRQHSIWKLFRGWIETLDRTRFVVTGYMTAMADDAQTRQARAACDVFVEGLPGFEALAARIFADRPHALIYPEIGMDPISHKLATLRLAPVQCTSWGHPETSGLPTIDWFLTSDLMEPPVEAARYTERVLRLPGLSIDYAPPAVEPAHVDAAKYGLRAGAMRFLCCQSIFKYLPQDDDVLARIAASVPDSQFVFLGHPTAPQLTQRFQARLAKAFSARGASADCQIAMLPPLDLAHYAGLNRVCDLFLDSLRWSGGNTALEAIAQGLPVLTWPGDLMRGRHSAAILTMAGLDEGIAANPDDYVAKAVAFAADRAALAAYKARTVERQHLLWRDARTTASLGDFLAREGAP, from the coding sequence ATGAGCGATCTTACAGCGATCTTTCGGCGCGCGATGGCCCATCACCAAGCGGGTGAATGGGTGCCGGCTGCACAAGCCTATGGCGAATTAATTGCAGGAGGTATTGAAGTACCTCTCGTCTATATGTCGCTCGGTGCTGTCGAGCTTGCGCTCGAGCGCTATGAAGCGGCCGCCGCCAATCTGCGCAAAGCCGTGCGCCTCGATCCGGCCAATGCCGAAGCGTATGCAAATCTTGGCCACGCGCTCGCCAAGCTCGCCGATTGGCGCGTTGCTGCCGACGCCTACGGCCAAGCCGCACGGCTTGCGCCGAATTTCGGCGACGCGCTGGTCGAGCAGGGCGTCTGCTTCGAAGCCTTGCAGGATTACGCTGCAGCTGAAGCTTGTTTTGTGCGTGCCTGCACGGCCATGCCGAATTCGGCGCGCGCGCACGCGCTGCTGGCGCGTGCGCGCCATCGCCGCCGCGCCCTCGACCCGGCGATCGAAAGCTACCGGGCCGCCCTTGCCGCATCGCCGGGTGCGGCCGACCTCTGGAACAATCTGGGTGCCGCCTTGCACGAAAAGGCGGATCTCGACGCGGCTGAAGCGGCGTTTGGCCGGGCCATCGCACTCGATCCGCAGCTTGCCCTTGCGCACGCCAATCTCGGCGCCTTGCTGCTCGACCGCGACGCACGCGGGCAAGCCAAAGCCGCCTACGCGACCGCGCTTGCGCTCGCCCCCGGCAATGTCGGCGCGCGCCTTGGCGTCTGTTTTGCCGAACTGCCGATCCTCTACGAAACGGCGGCCGAAATCGATGCAGCACGATCCGCCTATGCGCGGGCCCTCGACGAGACGGTTGCCGCACTCGATCTCGACGCCCCCGGCATCGCCGCCGACGTGGCGGCGGCCGTCGGCCTGCAGCAGCCGTTCTTTCTGCCCTACCAGGCGCGCAACGATGCCGATCTGCAGCGTCGCTACGGCGCCTTCGTTGCCGCCGCGATGGCGCGCACCTATCCCCAATGGTCACAGAAACTCGGCAATCCGCCGCGCGAACCGGACGGGCGTTTGCGCATCGGGTTCGTCACCGGCTATTTCCGCCAGCATTCGATCTGGAAATTGTTTCGCGGCTGGATCGAAACTCTCGACCGCACGCGATTTGTCGTGACCGGCTACATGACGGCAATGGCCGACGATGCGCAGACGCGCCAAGCGCGTGCGGCGTGCGACGTTTTCGTCGAAGGCCTGCCGGGCTTCGAAGCACTTGCCGCGCGTATCTTCGCCGACCGGCCGCATGCGTTGATCTACCCCGAGATCGGCATGGATCCGATCTCGCACAAGCTCGCCACACTGCGGCTTGCCCCCGTGCAATGCACAAGCTGGGGCCATCCGGAGACTTCGGGCTTGCCGACGATCGATTGGTTCTTGACGAGCGATCTTATGGAGCCGCCCGTCGAAGCTGCGCGCTATACCGAGCGCGTGCTGCGCCTGCCGGGCCTGTCGATCGACTATGCGCCGCCCGCCGTCGAGCCTGCACACGTCGATGCCGCGAAATACGGGCTGCGTGCGGGGGCCATGCGTTTCCTGTGCTGCCAGTCGATCTTCAAATATCTGCCACAGGACGATGATGTGCTGGCGCGCATCGCGGCTTCAGTGCCCGACAGCCAGTTCGTGTTTCTGGGTCACCCGACGGCCCCGCAACTCACGCAGCGTTTCCAAGCAAGGCTCGCCAAAGCATTTTCTGCGCGCGGGGCATCGGCCGATTGCCAGATCGCGATGTTGCCGCCGCTCGATCTTGCGCATTATGCGGGCCTCAATCGCGTCTGCGATCTGTTTTTGGATTCGCTGCGTTGGTCGGGCGGCAACACCGCACTTGAGGCGATCGCACAAGGTCTGCCGGTGCTGACCTGGCCCGGCGATTTGATGCGCGGCCGGCACAGTGCCGCGATCCTGACAATGGCGGGCTTGGACGAAGGCATTGCCGCAAACCCCGACGATTATGTCGCCAAGGCGGTTGCGTTCGCAGCCGACCGTGCGGCCCTTGCGGCATATAAAGCGCGCACGGTCGAGCGACAGCATTTGCTGTGGCGCGATGCGCGCACGACTGCTTCCCTCGGCGACTTTCTTGCGCGCGAAGGTGCGCCATGA